A region of Streptomyces paludis DNA encodes the following proteins:
- a CDS encoding iron-containing alcohol dehydrogenase family protein yields MPVLTRLIPSPVVVDIRTGAMDGLAGLLADQRISNSGRLAIAISDGSGRALRDRLGPVLPDADWYGVTDGTIDSAVKLADDIKGKRYDAVVGLGGGKIIDVAKYAAARVGLPMVAVATNLSHDGICSPVSILDNDNGRGSYGVPTPIAMVVDLDVIRDAPPRFVRSGIGDAVSNISAIADWELSHRISGESVDGLAAAMARTAGEAVLRHPGGVGDDAFLIVLAEALVLSGIAMSISGDTRPSSGACHEISHAFDLLYPKRSAPHGEQVGLGAAFAMHLRGAREESQLFTEVLRRHGLPVLPQEIGFTADEFVRAVAYAPQTRPGRFTILEHLDLSTDQIRDAYADYAKTISS; encoded by the coding sequence GTGCCAGTACTGACCCGGCTGATCCCCTCGCCGGTCGTCGTCGACATCCGGACCGGCGCCATGGACGGTCTCGCCGGGCTCCTCGCGGACCAGCGGATCTCCAACTCCGGCCGGCTCGCGATCGCCATCAGCGACGGCTCGGGCCGGGCGCTGCGCGACCGGCTGGGGCCGGTGCTCCCCGACGCCGACTGGTACGGCGTCACCGACGGCACGATCGACTCGGCGGTCAAGCTCGCCGACGACATCAAGGGCAAGCGGTACGACGCGGTGGTCGGCCTCGGCGGCGGCAAGATCATCGACGTGGCCAAGTACGCCGCCGCCCGGGTCGGGCTGCCGATGGTGGCCGTCGCCACCAACCTCTCGCACGACGGCATCTGTTCGCCGGTCTCCATCCTCGACAACGACAACGGCCGCGGCTCGTACGGCGTTCCGACCCCCATCGCGATGGTCGTCGACCTGGACGTGATCCGCGACGCCCCGCCGCGCTTCGTCCGCTCCGGGATCGGGGACGCCGTCTCCAACATCTCGGCCATCGCGGACTGGGAGCTGTCGCACCGGATCAGCGGCGAGTCCGTCGACGGGCTCGCCGCCGCCATGGCCCGTACCGCCGGTGAGGCCGTACTGCGCCACCCCGGCGGCGTCGGGGACGACGCGTTCCTCATCGTCCTCGCCGAGGCGCTCGTCCTCTCCGGCATCGCCATGTCGATCAGCGGGGACACCCGCCCCTCGTCCGGCGCCTGCCACGAGATCAGCCACGCCTTCGACCTCCTCTATCCCAAGCGTTCGGCGCCCCACGGCGAACAGGTCGGCCTCGGCGCCGCCTTCGCCATGCATCTGCGCGGCGCCCGCGAGGAGTCACAGCTGTTCACCGAGGTGCTGCGCCGGCACGGACTGCCGGTGCTGCCCCAGGAGATCGGCTTCACCGCGGACGAGTTCGTCCGGGCCGTCGCCTACGCGCCGCAGACCCGTCCGGGCCGCTTCACCATCCTGGAACACCTCGACCTGTCCACCGACCAGATCAGGGACGCGTACGCCGACTATGCCAAGACCATCAGTAGCTGA
- a CDS encoding CDP-alcohol phosphatidyltransferase family protein: MPRPSVAELRPVVHPVGVKDRRSGEHWAGRLYMREVSLRVDRYLVNTRVTPNQLTYVMTVAGALAAPALLVPGITGPLLAVLAVQLYLLLDCVDGEIARWKKQYSMTGVYLDRVAAYLCDAAVLVGFGLRGADLWGTGRIDWLWAFLGTLAALGAILVKAETDLVGVARHQQGLAPVKESASEPRSSGMALARRAAGALKFHRLILGIEASLLILLLAIVDSVRGDLYFTRLGIAVLAGIALLQTLLHLVSILASSRLK, encoded by the coding sequence ATGCCAAGACCATCAGTAGCTGAACTCCGCCCGGTCGTACACCCGGTGGGAGTGAAGGACCGGCGCAGCGGTGAGCACTGGGCCGGGCGCCTGTACATGCGGGAGGTCTCGCTCCGCGTCGACCGGTACCTGGTGAACACGCGGGTCACGCCCAACCAGCTGACATACGTGATGACCGTCGCCGGTGCCCTCGCCGCGCCCGCCCTTCTGGTGCCGGGCATCACGGGCCCGCTGCTCGCCGTGCTGGCGGTCCAGCTCTATCTGCTGCTGGACTGCGTCGACGGGGAGATCGCCCGCTGGAAGAAGCAGTACTCGATGACCGGGGTGTATCTGGACCGGGTCGCCGCCTATCTGTGCGACGCGGCCGTCCTGGTCGGCTTCGGGCTGCGGGGCGCCGATCTGTGGGGCACCGGCCGGATCGACTGGCTGTGGGCCTTCCTCGGTACGCTCGCCGCCCTCGGCGCCATCCTGGTCAAGGCCGAGACCGACCTGGTCGGTGTCGCCCGGCATCAGCAGGGGCTCGCCCCGGTCAAGGAGTCGGCCTCCGAGCCGCGTTCGTCCGGGATGGCGCTGGCCCGCAGGGCCGCCGGGGCGCTCAAGTTCCACCGGCTCATCCTCGGTATCGAGGCGTCCCTGCTGATCCTGCTGCTGGCGATCGTGGACTCGGTCCGGGGCGATCTGTACTTCACCCGTCTCGGCATCGCGGTCCTCGCCGGGATCGCGCTGCTCCAGACGCTGCTGCACCTGGTCTCCATCCTGGCGTCCAGCAGGCTGAAGTGA
- a CDS encoding glycosyltransferase family 2 protein, which produces MGERPGELRALLDSVARQDGDPIETVVVGNGAPVGAVPAGVRTVELPENLGIPGGRNVGIEAFGAAGSEVDVLLFLDDDGLLERTDTAELVRAAFAGDPALGIVGFRIADPETGLTQRRHVPRLRAADPLRSSRVTTFLGGANAVRTKVLAEVGPLPGDFFYAHEETDLAWRALDAGWMIDYRADMVLLHPTMPPSRHAVYHRMVARNRVWLARRNLPAPLVPVYLGVWLLLTLVRRPSVPALKAWFGGFREGWATPCGPRRPMKWRTVWRLTRLGRPPVI; this is translated from the coding sequence ATGGGGGAGCGCCCCGGCGAACTGCGGGCGCTGCTCGACTCGGTCGCCCGGCAGGACGGCGACCCGATCGAGACCGTCGTGGTCGGGAACGGCGCCCCCGTGGGCGCCGTCCCGGCCGGGGTGCGGACCGTCGAGCTGCCCGAGAACCTGGGCATCCCCGGCGGCCGCAACGTCGGGATCGAGGCGTTCGGCGCGGCCGGCAGCGAGGTCGATGTGCTGCTCTTCCTCGACGACGACGGGCTGCTGGAGCGGACGGACACCGCCGAGCTGGTCCGCGCCGCGTTCGCCGGCGATCCCGCCCTCGGAATCGTCGGCTTCCGGATCGCGGACCCGGAGACCGGACTCACCCAGCGCCGCCATGTGCCCCGGCTGCGTGCCGCGGACCCGCTGCGGTCGTCCCGGGTGACGACGTTCCTCGGCGGCGCCAACGCGGTACGGACGAAGGTCCTCGCCGAGGTCGGGCCGCTGCCCGGCGACTTCTTCTACGCGCACGAGGAGACCGACCTCGCCTGGCGCGCGCTGGACGCCGGGTGGATGATCGACTACCGCGCCGACATGGTGCTGCTGCACCCGACGATGCCGCCGTCCCGGCACGCCGTCTACCACCGCATGGTCGCCAGGAACCGGGTCTGGCTGGCCCGCCGCAACCTCCCGGCGCCCCTCGTCCCCGTCTACCTCGGGGTGTGGCTGCTGCTCACCCTGGTCAGGCGGCCCTCCGTACCGGCGCTGAAGGCGTGGTTCGGCGGGTTCCGGGAGGGCTGGGCGACTCCGTGCGGACCGCGCCGTCCCATGAAGTGGCGTACGGTGTGGCGGCTGACCCGGTTGGGGCGACCCCCCGTCATCTGA
- a CDS encoding ABC transporter permease, with translation MSDTTQEGAIAVSAPPSPDDGLSPADLAAKYGLAVSGARPGLRDYVRQLWGRRHFILAFSQAKLTAQYSQAKLGQLWQVATPLLNALVYYLIFGLILGTRKGFSQEVFIPFLVTGVFVFTFTQNSVMAGVRAISGNLGLVRALHFPRASLPVSFALQQLQQLMFSMIVLIVVAVSFGSYPRLAWVLVVPALALQFLFNTGLALIMARLGSKTPDLAQLMPFIMRTWMYSSGVMFSIPVMLEGKPSWIADILQYNPAAIYMDLVRYALIDGYGSQNLPAHVWAVALLWSVLLGVAGFVYFWKAEERYGRG, from the coding sequence GTGAGTGACACAACCCAAGAGGGAGCGATCGCTGTGAGCGCCCCCCCTTCGCCCGACGACGGTCTGTCCCCGGCGGATCTCGCCGCCAAGTACGGGCTGGCGGTGAGCGGTGCCCGGCCCGGACTGCGGGACTACGTCCGCCAGCTGTGGGGCAGACGCCACTTCATTCTGGCGTTCTCCCAGGCGAAGCTCACGGCCCAGTACAGCCAGGCGAAGCTCGGGCAGCTCTGGCAGGTGGCGACACCGCTGCTGAACGCCCTTGTCTACTACCTGATCTTCGGACTGATCCTCGGTACCCGGAAGGGCTTCTCGCAGGAAGTCTTCATCCCCTTCCTGGTCACCGGGGTCTTTGTCTTTACCTTCACCCAGAACTCGGTGATGGCGGGGGTCCGCGCGATCTCCGGGAACCTGGGCCTGGTCCGGGCGCTGCACTTCCCCCGGGCCTCGCTGCCGGTCTCGTTCGCGCTCCAGCAGCTCCAGCAGCTGATGTTCTCGATGATCGTGCTGATCGTGGTGGCCGTCTCCTTCGGCAGCTACCCCCGGCTCGCCTGGGTGCTGGTGGTGCCCGCGCTGGCGCTCCAGTTCCTCTTCAACACCGGGCTCGCGCTGATCATGGCGCGGCTGGGCAGCAAGACCCCGGACCTCGCCCAGCTGATGCCCTTCATCATGCGGACGTGGATGTACTCGTCCGGCGTGATGTTCTCCATCCCGGTCATGCTGGAGGGCAAGCCGTCCTGGATCGCGGACATCCTCCAGTACAACCCGGCCGCCATCTATATGGATCTCGTCCGGTACGCGCTGATCGACGGCTACGGCTCGCAGAACCTGCCCGCGCACGTCTGGGCGGTCGCGCTGCTGTGGTCCGTACTGCTGGGCGTGGCCGGTTTCGTGTACTTCTGGAAGGCTGAGGAGCGGTACGGCCGTGGCTGA
- a CDS encoding ABC transporter ATP-binding protein codes for MAEQQTQGRIPTVIADDVHIVYRVNTGGSARGSATAALSRILRREKTESARGVRKVHAVRGVTFTAYRGEAIGLIGTNGSGKSTLLRAIAGLLPAESGKVYTDGQPSLLGVNAALMNDLTGERNVILGGLAMGMTREQIRDRYQSIVDFSGINEKGDFITLPMRTYSSGMAARLRFSIAAAKDHDVLMIDEALATGDRRFQIRSEQRIRELRKEAGTVFLVSHSNKSIRDTCDRVLWLEKGELLMDGPTDEVIKAYEKETGK; via the coding sequence GTGGCTGAGCAGCAGACGCAGGGGCGGATCCCCACCGTCATCGCCGACGACGTGCACATCGTGTACCGCGTCAACACCGGCGGCAGCGCCCGGGGCAGCGCGACCGCGGCCCTGAGCCGCATACTCCGCCGGGAGAAGACCGAGTCGGCGCGCGGCGTCCGCAAGGTGCACGCCGTACGGGGGGTCACCTTCACCGCGTACCGGGGCGAGGCGATCGGACTGATCGGCACCAACGGCTCGGGCAAGTCGACCCTGCTGCGCGCCATCGCGGGGCTGCTGCCCGCGGAGAGCGGCAAGGTCTACACCGACGGCCAGCCCTCGCTGCTGGGTGTCAACGCGGCCCTGATGAACGACCTGACCGGTGAGCGCAATGTCATCCTCGGCGGTCTCGCCATGGGCATGACGCGCGAACAGATCCGCGACCGGTACCAGTCGATCGTCGACTTCTCCGGCATCAACGAGAAGGGCGACTTCATCACCCTCCCGATGCGGACGTACTCCTCCGGCATGGCCGCCCGGCTCCGGTTCTCCATCGCCGCCGCCAAGGACCACGACGTGCTGATGATCGACGAGGCGCTGGCCACCGGCGACCGCCGGTTCCAGATCCGCTCCGAGCAGCGGATCCGCGAGCTGCGCAAGGAGGCCGGCACGGTCTTCCTGGTCAGCCACAGCAACAAGTCGATCAGGGACACCTGCGACCGGGTGCTCTGGCTGGAGAAGGGCGAGCTGCTGATGGACGGCCCGACCGACGAGGTCATCAAGGCGTACGAGAAGGAGACCGGCAAGTAG
- the hpnC gene encoding squalene synthase HpnC: MTGTPRVHPDSSSRTTLDKAADENFPVAPFFLPRAWRDDLMAVYGFARLVDDIGDGDLAPGGADARHLGVEPARADDRVAMLDAFEADLRRVFAPDGPAPRHPLLRGLIPTVRRRALTPGPFLGLVAANRQDQLVRRYETYDDLLAYCELSANPVGRLVLGITGTATPERIRRSDAVCTALQIVEHLQDVTEDLGRDRVYLPAEDMKRFRVTEADLTAPTGNASVRSLIAYEAERARLLLAEGAPLVGSVHGRLRLLLAGFVAGGRAALVSIAAAGHDVLPGPPRPTKPRLLREVGAVLRSAHREG; the protein is encoded by the coding sequence GTGACCGGCACCCCTCGGGTACACCCCGACTCCTCCTCGCGCACCACCCTGGACAAGGCCGCCGACGAGAACTTCCCGGTGGCCCCCTTCTTCCTGCCGCGCGCCTGGCGCGACGACCTGATGGCCGTGTACGGCTTCGCCCGGCTCGTCGACGACATCGGCGACGGCGATCTGGCCCCCGGCGGCGCCGACGCCCGCCACCTCGGCGTCGAGCCCGCGCGCGCCGACGACCGGGTGGCGATGCTCGACGCCTTCGAGGCCGATCTGCGGCGCGTCTTCGCCCCGGACGGACCGGCGCCCCGGCACCCGCTGCTGCGCGGCCTGATCCCGACCGTGCGGCGCCGCGCGCTCACCCCCGGACCGTTCCTCGGACTGGTCGCGGCCAACCGCCAGGACCAGCTGGTCCGGCGGTACGAGACGTACGACGACCTGCTCGCCTACTGCGAGCTGTCCGCCAACCCGGTCGGCCGGCTGGTCCTCGGCATCACCGGCACCGCGACCCCCGAGCGGATCCGCCGCTCCGACGCCGTCTGCACCGCGCTCCAGATCGTCGAGCACCTCCAGGACGTGACCGAGGACCTCGGCCGCGACCGGGTCTATCTGCCCGCCGAGGACATGAAGCGCTTCCGTGTCACCGAGGCGGACCTGACCGCCCCCACCGGGAACGCGTCCGTACGCTCCCTCATCGCTTACGAGGCCGAACGGGCCCGCCTGCTGCTCGCCGAGGGAGCGCCCCTGGTGGGCAGCGTCCACGGCCGGCTCCGGCTGCTGCTCGCCGGATTCGTCGCCGGAGGGCGCGCCGCCCTCGTCTCGATCGCGGCCGCCGGGCACGATGTGCTGCCCGGGCCGCCCAGACCCACCAAGCCGCGTCTGCTGCGCGAAGTGGGAGCTGTCCTGCGAAGTGCGCACAGAGAGGGGTGA
- the hpnD gene encoding presqualene diphosphate synthase HpnD yields MSRNVEGQTPMSAPVLAAYSYCEAVTGQQARNFAYGIRLLPTEKRQALSAMYALARRVDDIGDGTLAPETKQARLDDTRALLDRVRADEVDEYDTDPVAVALADAVRRFPIPLGGLDELIDGVLMDVRGDTYETWDDLKVYCRCVAGAVGRVSLGVFGTVEGAPGAERAAEYADTLGLALQLTNILRDVREDAGNGRTYLPADDLAKFGCSAGFRDATPPPGADFAGLVHFEVRRARALFAEGLRLLPLLDRRSGACTAAMAGIYRRLLDRIERDPEAVLRGRVSLPGHEKAYVAVRGLSGLDARHISRQSVRRRG; encoded by the coding sequence GTGAGCCGGAACGTGGAGGGACAGACGCCCATGTCCGCGCCGGTACTGGCGGCCTACAGCTACTGCGAGGCCGTCACCGGACAGCAGGCCCGTAATTTCGCCTACGGGATCAGACTGCTGCCGACCGAGAAGCGGCAGGCATTGTCCGCGATGTACGCGCTCGCCCGCCGGGTGGACGACATCGGCGACGGCACGCTCGCGCCGGAGACCAAGCAGGCGCGGCTCGACGACACCCGCGCGCTGCTGGACCGGGTCCGCGCGGACGAGGTCGACGAGTACGACACCGACCCGGTCGCGGTCGCGCTCGCGGACGCCGTCCGGCGCTTCCCGATCCCGCTCGGCGGACTCGACGAGCTGATCGACGGCGTCCTGATGGACGTGCGCGGCGACACCTACGAGACCTGGGACGACCTGAAGGTCTACTGCCGGTGCGTCGCGGGCGCCGTGGGCCGGGTGTCGCTCGGTGTGTTCGGCACGGTGGAGGGCGCGCCGGGCGCCGAGCGCGCCGCCGAGTACGCCGACACGCTGGGGCTCGCCCTCCAGCTGACCAACATCCTGCGGGACGTCCGCGAGGACGCGGGCAACGGGCGTACGTATCTGCCCGCCGACGACCTCGCCAAGTTCGGCTGCTCCGCCGGCTTCCGCGACGCCACCCCGCCGCCCGGCGCCGACTTCGCCGGGCTGGTGCACTTCGAGGTGCGCCGCGCCCGCGCGCTGTTCGCCGAGGGGCTGCGGCTGCTGCCCCTGCTGGACCGGCGCAGCGGTGCCTGTACGGCCGCCATGGCGGGGATCTACCGGCGGCTGCTGGACCGTATCGAGCGCGACCCGGAGGCCGTGCTGCGCGGCCGGGTCTCGCTGCCGGGGCACGAGAAGGCGTATGTCGCGGTGCGCGGGCTGTCCGGACTCGACGCCCGGCACATCTCGCGGCAGAGCGTCAGGAGGCGCGGCTGA
- the hpnE gene encoding hydroxysqualene dehydroxylase HpnE, whose product MRSTEDGTRAHHAVVVGAGLAGITAALQLADAGVRVTLVEGRPRLGGLAFSFRRGDLVVDNGQHVYLRCCTAYRWFLDRVDGAALAPLQDRLDVPVVDLDAPAGRRLGRIRRTGLPVPLHLAPGLATYPHLSLAERASVGRAALALQRLDLGDPALGDTDFATWLRRHGQSDRTIEALWDLVGVATLNATAPHTSLALAAMVFRTGLLSEPGAADIGWARVPLGDLHDTLARKALDSAGVRTELRTRVHSVTRAPEGAGWHVDTDGERLEADAVVLAVPQRETHDLLPDGALDHPERLREIGTAPILNIHVVYDRPVLRRPFFAALGTPVQWVFDRTDASGLKDGQYLALSQSDAADEIDAPVAELRARYLPELERLLPPTRDAEVRDFFVTRERTATFAPAPGVDRLRPAARTRAPGLFLAGAWTATGWPATMEGAVRSGFSAAGAALSALGRRHEHPLEEAA is encoded by the coding sequence ATGAGGTCGACCGAGGACGGCACACGGGCCCACCACGCGGTCGTGGTCGGCGCTGGGCTCGCCGGGATCACCGCCGCCCTTCAGCTCGCCGACGCGGGGGTGCGGGTGACGCTCGTGGAAGGACGGCCCAGGCTCGGCGGACTCGCGTTCTCCTTCCGGCGCGGGGACCTCGTCGTCGACAACGGCCAGCATGTCTATCTGCGCTGCTGCACCGCCTACCGGTGGTTCCTCGACCGGGTGGACGGCGCCGCGCTCGCGCCCCTCCAGGACCGGCTGGACGTCCCCGTGGTCGACCTCGACGCGCCCGCCGGACGCCGGCTCGGCCGGATCCGCCGCACCGGGCTGCCCGTACCGCTCCACCTGGCCCCCGGGCTCGCCACGTACCCGCATCTCTCCCTCGCGGAACGCGCCTCCGTCGGCCGCGCCGCGCTCGCGCTCCAGCGGCTCGACCTCGGTGACCCCGCCCTGGGCGACACCGACTTCGCCACCTGGCTGCGCCGGCACGGACAGTCCGACCGGACCATCGAGGCCCTCTGGGACCTCGTCGGCGTGGCCACCCTCAACGCCACCGCCCCGCACACCTCCCTCGCGCTCGCCGCGATGGTCTTCCGCACCGGACTGCTCTCCGAGCCCGGCGCCGCCGACATCGGCTGGGCCCGCGTCCCGCTCGGCGACCTGCACGACACCCTGGCCCGCAAGGCGCTGGACTCCGCCGGTGTACGGACCGAGCTGCGCACCCGCGTCCACTCCGTCACCCGCGCCCCCGAGGGCGCCGGCTGGCACGTGGACACGGACGGCGAGCGCCTCGAAGCCGACGCCGTCGTCCTCGCCGTACCCCAGCGCGAGACCCACGACCTGCTGCCCGACGGCGCGCTGGACCACCCGGAGCGGCTGCGGGAGATCGGCACCGCGCCGATCCTCAACATCCACGTGGTCTACGACCGCCCGGTCCTGCGCCGCCCCTTCTTCGCCGCGCTCGGCACCCCCGTCCAGTGGGTCTTCGACCGTACCGACGCGTCCGGACTGAAGGACGGCCAGTATCTGGCGCTCTCCCAGTCGGACGCCGCCGACGAGATCGACGCCCCCGTCGCGGAGCTGCGCGCCCGCTACCTTCCCGAACTCGAACGCCTGCTGCCGCCCACCCGGGACGCGGAGGTACGGGACTTCTTCGTCACCCGGGAACGGACGGCCACGTTCGCTCCCGCCCCCGGCGTGGACCGGCTGCGGCCCGCCGCCCGTACCCGCGCCCCCGGCCTCTTCCTGGCCGGCGCATGGACCGCCACCGGCTGGCCCGCGACCATGGAGGGCGCTGTGCGCAGCGGCTTCAGCGCCGCCGGCGCGGCCCTCTCCGCCCTCGGCCGCCGCCATGAACACCCCTTGGAGGAGGCGGCATGA
- a CDS encoding polyprenyl synthetase family protein has protein sequence MPPAHPAVDTADVYALLERGRALSTPVLRAAVDRLAPPMDTVAAYHFGWIDADGRPADGDGGKAVRPALALLSAEAAGAPPETGIPGAVAVELVHNFSLLHDDLMDGDEQRRHRDTVWKVHGPAQAILVGDALFALANELLLEIGTVEAGRATRRLTTATRKLIDGQAQDISYEHRERVTVEECLEMEGNKTGALLACAVSIGAVLGGADDRTADTLEAYGHHLGLAFQAVDDLLGIWGDPEATGKQTWSDLRQRKKSLPVVAALAAGGPASRRLGELLAADAKSNDFETFSEEEFATRAALIEEAGGREWTSQEARRQHAVAIEALDGVDMPEKVRAQLVALADFVVVRKR, from the coding sequence GTGCCCCCGGCCCATCCGGCTGTCGACACCGCGGACGTCTACGCGCTGCTGGAACGCGGCCGAGCCCTGTCCACACCGGTGCTGCGCGCCGCCGTCGACCGGCTCGCCCCGCCCATGGACACCGTCGCCGCCTACCACTTCGGCTGGATCGACGCCGACGGCCGGCCCGCCGACGGCGACGGCGGCAAGGCGGTGCGCCCGGCGCTCGCGCTGCTCTCCGCCGAAGCGGCCGGAGCGCCCCCGGAGACGGGCATCCCCGGCGCCGTCGCCGTGGAGCTGGTCCACAACTTCTCGCTGCTGCACGACGATCTGATGGACGGTGACGAGCAGCGCCGCCACCGCGACACCGTCTGGAAGGTGCACGGGCCCGCCCAGGCCATCCTCGTCGGTGACGCGCTCTTCGCCCTCGCCAACGAACTGCTGCTGGAGATCGGCACCGTCGAGGCGGGCCGGGCCACCCGCCGGCTGACCACCGCCACCCGCAAGCTGATCGACGGTCAGGCCCAGGACATCTCCTACGAGCACCGCGAGCGGGTCACGGTCGAGGAGTGCCTGGAGATGGAGGGCAACAAGACCGGCGCCCTGCTGGCCTGCGCGGTCTCCATCGGCGCGGTCCTCGGCGGCGCCGACGACCGGACGGCCGACACGCTGGAGGCGTACGGGCACCACCTCGGGCTGGCCTTCCAGGCCGTCGACGATCTCCTCGGCATCTGGGGCGATCCCGAGGCCACCGGCAAGCAGACCTGGAGCGATCTGCGCCAGCGCAAGAAGTCCCTGCCGGTCGTCGCCGCGCTCGCCGCGGGCGGCCCGGCGTCGCGACGGCTCGGTGAACTGCTGGCCGCCGATGCGAAAAGCAATGATTTCGAGACCTTTTCCGAGGAAGAGTTCGCCACCCGCGCGGCGTTGATCGAGGAAGCTGGTGGCCGTGAGTGGACCTCTCAGGAGGCCCGCAGACAGCACGCGGTCGCCATCGAGGCTCTGGATGGTGTGGACATGCCGGAAAAGGTCCGGGCGCAGCTCGTCGCGCTCGCCGACTTCGTCGTCGTACGGAAGAGATGA